GTCACCGCGCTGACGAGCATCTGCACCTGTCCGGCGATGAGATCGGCGAGCACCGCGCCCGCGCCCTTGTAGGGAATGTGCACGATGTCCACGCCGGCGAGGCTCTTGAAGAGCTCGCCGCCGAGGTGCGTGTTGGTGCCGTTGCCGCCTGAGCCGTAATTGAGCTTGCCCGGCTGCGCCTTCGCGAGCGCGATCAGCTCCTTCACGCTCGAAGCTTTCACCGACGGGTTCACCACCATCACGTGCGGCACCGATATCGCGGTCGTCACCGGCGGCAGCGCCTTGCGCGGATCGAACGGCAGCGTGGTGATGAGCGTTGCGCCGATGGCGTACGACAGCTCCTGCGCCAGCACGGTATAGCCGTCGGGCGCGGCGCGCGCGACCGCGCTCCAGCCGACGACGCCGCCCCCGCCGGTGCGGTTGTCGACGAGCACCTGTTTGCCGAGCGATGCCGTGAGCTCGTGCGCGATGAGGCGCGACACGATGTCGGTCGTGCCGCCGGTCGCGTAAGGCACGACGATCGTCACCGATTTGGTGGGGTAGGCCTGCGCGAAAACGCCGGCGGCATACAACGACGAGACCGCGAAAGCGATCAC
Above is a genomic segment from Burkholderiales bacterium containing:
- a CDS encoding tripartite tricarboxylate transporter substrate binding protein, with the translated sequence MHIARVIAFAVSSLYAAGVFAQAYPTKSVTIVVPYATGGTTDIVSRLIAHELTASLGKQVLVDNRTGGGGVVGWSAVARAAPDGYTVLAQELSYAIGATLITTLPFDPRKALPPVTTAISVPHVMVVNPSVKASSVKELIALAKAQPGKLNYGSGGNGTNTHLGGELFKSLAGVDIVHIPYKGAGAVLADLIAGQVQMLVSAVTTTLPHVKSGKLRALMVTDDKRSAALADVPSAPEAGLPQFVMLYWMGFAVPAGTPQPVVERLNREVTASLRAADMKKRLADMALDPVGNTPAQAARLLEEEINRWGAVIKAASIRAD